A region from the Brachyspira hampsonii genome encodes:
- a CDS encoding phosphoglycerate kinase — MKKSVKDIDIKGKKVIMRVDFNVPLDKETSSKITDTTRVDAAMPTIEYILSQGACLILMSHLGRPKGEANPKYSLKPVYDYLKTKLPNNKVEFAKDCVGEEVKKQAAELKAGDVLLLENLRFHAEEEKNDAAFSKQLADLADVYVNDAFGTAHRAHASTAGIVSAKAGMPAVAGFLMEKEIKYLGDAVANPARPFVAIIGGAKVSSKISVLKNLLNKVDTLIVVGGMAYTFFKAKGLEIGTSLCEDDYIATAKEIMDKAKELNKTLYLPVDNVIADKFDNDANIKTVDSNAIPAGWMGMDVGPKTLKELEDILKNAKTVVWNGPLGVFEMPNFAKGTFEVAKFIANSEAVSIIGGGDSVSAVNKSGVADKMTHVSTGGGASLEFLEGIELPGIAVLQDK; from the coding sequence ATGAAAAAATCAGTAAAAGACATAGACATTAAAGGTAAAAAAGTAATAATGAGAGTAGACTTTAATGTACCTCTTGACAAAGAAACTAGTTCAAAAATTACAGACACTACAAGAGTAGATGCTGCTATGCCTACTATAGAATATATACTTTCTCAGGGTGCTTGTCTTATCCTTATGAGCCATTTGGGAAGACCTAAAGGCGAAGCTAATCCTAAATATTCTCTTAAACCTGTTTATGATTATTTAAAAACTAAACTTCCTAATAATAAAGTAGAATTTGCTAAAGATTGTGTAGGAGAAGAAGTAAAAAAACAAGCTGCTGAACTTAAAGCAGGTGATGTACTTTTACTTGAAAATTTAAGATTCCATGCTGAAGAAGAAAAAAATGATGCAGCATTCTCTAAACAATTAGCTGATTTGGCTGATGTTTATGTTAATGATGCTTTCGGTACTGCACACAGAGCACATGCTTCTACTGCTGGTATAGTATCTGCTAAAGCCGGTATGCCTGCTGTTGCTGGTTTCTTAATGGAAAAAGAAATTAAATATTTGGGAGATGCTGTTGCTAATCCTGCCCGTCCTTTTGTTGCTATAATTGGAGGAGCTAAAGTTTCTTCTAAAATTTCTGTACTTAAAAACTTACTTAATAAAGTAGACACTTTAATAGTTGTAGGTGGTATGGCTTATACTTTCTTTAAAGCTAAAGGATTAGAAATAGGTACTTCTTTATGCGAAGATGATTATATTGCTACTGCTAAAGAAATTATGGATAAGGCTAAAGAATTAAATAAAACTTTATACTTACCTGTTGATAATGTTATAGCTGATAAATTTGATAATGATGCTAATATAAAAACAGTAGATTCTAATGCTATACCTGCAGGCTGGATGGGTATGGATGTTGGACCTAAAACTTTGAAAGAACTTGAAGACATACTTAAAAATGCTAAAACAGTTGTTTGGAACGGACCATTAGGTGTATTTGAAATGCCTAATTTTGCTAAAGGTACTTTTGAGGTGGCAAAATTCATTGCTAATTCTGAAGCTGTAAGTATAATTGGAGGAGGAGACAGTGTATCTGCTGTTAATAAATCAGGTGTTGCTGATAAAATGACACATGTATCTACAGGCGGCGGAGCTTCTTTAGAGTTCCTAGAAGGTATAGAATTACCTGGTATTGCAGTATTGCAAGATAAATAA
- the argJ gene encoding bifunctional glutamate N-acetyltransferase/amino-acid acetyltransferase ArgJ, with protein MCDMPLGFSSAAMKSGLKNNDYDLAIIKSDPPSVVSAVYTQNNFQAAPIIFSKKNDKNDIQLLIVNSKIANALTGKKGYDDVLDVVKYAAETFNIKKDNILMASTGIIGVPLETEKIKKAIKISDKYFNNNFDNISKAIQTRDKFDKIYTAQLEVSSGKTANFYAIAKGSSIIHPNMATVLLFIFTDLNIEKETLDKAFRESINKTLNRISVDGETSTNDMALIMANGALNNKIITEKNKKLFKELKYKLDEICAYLAKMIILDGEGITKTIIVSVKRAKTQSNAFDIAKKIATSNLVKILFLSKDPNFEKILSVVGNCNININNIALYVNDVEIYKNGIINKYNIDTERKENYITIDLGYNTKYEDYYYFTDLTQEYISIHSSYNI; from the coding sequence ATGTGTGATATGCCGCTGGGGTTTTCTTCTGCTGCAATGAAGTCGGGGCTTAAAAATAATGATTATGATTTAGCAATAATTAAAAGCGATCCTCCAAGCGTTGTATCTGCTGTATATACTCAAAATAACTTTCAGGCTGCTCCTATTATATTTTCTAAAAAGAATGATAAAAATGACATACAGTTATTAATAGTTAATAGTAAAATAGCTAATGCCTTAACAGGTAAAAAGGGATATGATGATGTTTTGGATGTGGTTAAATATGCTGCTGAAACCTTTAATATAAAAAAAGATAATATATTAATGGCCTCAACAGGAATTATCGGCGTACCGCTTGAAACAGAAAAAATAAAAAAAGCTATAAAGATATCTGATAAATATTTTAATAATAATTTTGACAATATTTCTAAAGCAATTCAAACTAGAGATAAATTCGATAAAATATATACTGCTCAATTAGAAGTATCTTCAGGAAAGACTGCTAATTTTTATGCTATTGCAAAGGGAAGTTCTATTATACATCCTAATATGGCTACTGTACTTCTTTTTATATTTACAGATTTGAATATAGAAAAAGAAACTTTAGATAAAGCATTTAGAGAATCTATAAATAAAACTTTAAATAGAATATCTGTAGACGGAGAAACTTCTACAAATGATATGGCTCTTATAATGGCAAACGGAGCATTAAATAATAAAATAATTACAGAAAAAAATAAAAAATTATTTAAAGAGTTAAAATACAAACTAGATGAAATATGTGCATATCTGGCTAAAATGATAATACTTGACGGAGAAGGAATAACAAAAACTATAATAGTTTCTGTAAAAAGAGCTAAAACGCAAAGCAATGCTTTTGATATTGCCAAAAAAATAGCGACTTCAAATCTAGTTAAGATATTATTTCTTTCTAAAGATCCTAATTTTGAAAAGATATTATCCGTTGTGGGTAATTGTAATATTAATATAAATAATATAGCACTATATGTAAACGATGTTGAAATTTATAAAAACGGTATAATAAATAAATATAATATTGATACAGAAAGAAAAGAAAATTATATAACTATAGATTTAGGATATAATACCAAATATGAAGATTATTATTATTTCACTGATCTCACTCAGGAATATATATCTATACATTCTTCTTACAATATATAA